Proteins found in one Caldisericia bacterium genomic segment:
- the ileS gene encoding isoleucine--tRNA ligase produces MAFKKFDININIPKKEEEILSFWKENKIFEKSILQREKSPRFVFYEGPPTANGRPGVHHVLARIFKDSVCRYKTMQGYLVERKGGWDTHGLPVEIEVEKSLGLKNKRDIEKYGIENFIKKCKESVFTYKIEWEKLTERIAFWLDMDNPYITYENYYIETIFWILKEIYNKGLLYKGYKTVPYCPRCGTTLSSHEVSLGYKDVYDPSVFVKFKVKNEENIYFLVWTTTPWTLPSNLLLAVNKDFDYVKIKIQDEFLILSKERLNEVLKDKKYEIVDEFKGEKLIDLEYEPLFNFAKIDKKTHFVAHGDFVSLEEGTGIVHIAPGYGADDLELGKKYNLPVLQLVNDSGYFVEESGFLANKWFKDADKLIIKDLKERGILFKEEKYLHSYPHCWRCDTPLLYFTKSSWFIKTTEKKENLIKNNQKINWYPEHIKDGRFGNWLENLVDWALSRERYWGTPLPIWECKNCDHIEVIGSIEELRNKAINYKENLDLHRPYIDEIKLKCPKCGNEMERVKEVIDVWFDSGAMPYAQYHYPFENQEKFKECFPADYICEGIDQTRGWFFTLHVLGTLLFDSPAFKNCLCLELVLDEKGEKMSKHKGNIVNPWEVLNSEGADAIRWYLFTVTPPWIPRRFSKNTVSVSIKNFIIPLRSSTSFFTLYANIDNFDPEKVEYVPVKERDLMDRWLISKLNSLINYVNKNLEVYNITEATRSIEKFIDDLTNWYIRLNRKRFWKGEMDKDKIAAYFTLYETLLTLSKLIAPFAPFIAEDIYQTLKTSRSKESVHLEDYPKGDSLLIDEKLEERMEFARSLVELGRAARKKAQIKIRQPLRKLFVYADKTEDINDFIEVIKNELNIKEIEFINNELDFVDIELKPNYETLGKKLGKHLKDFEEYLLKEKYKIYKELKEKNFFIFKFDNIEEKIIDEDIIINKKAKGNYSVDFEKDKTIILDLTLDENLKKEGWVREFLHFIQNFRKESNFEVIDKIILGVKLDEEKEKIIKEYENYIKEEALIEEIKFGELQNAYSKEFEGGLVFVKKLI; encoded by the coding sequence ATGGCTTTTAAAAAGTTTGATATAAACATTAATATACCGAAAAAAGAGGAAGAGATTCTTTCTTTTTGGAAAGAGAATAAAATTTTTGAAAAAAGTATTTTACAAAGAGAAAAATCTCCTCGTTTTGTTTTTTATGAAGGTCCTCCAACAGCAAATGGTAGACCTGGAGTTCATCATGTCTTAGCAAGAATTTTTAAAGACTCAGTTTGTAGATACAAAACAATGCAGGGCTATCTTGTGGAAAGAAAAGGTGGTTGGGACACTCATGGTCTTCCAGTTGAAATTGAAGTTGAAAAAAGTTTGGGGTTAAAAAATAAAAGAGATATAGAAAAATATGGAATAGAAAATTTTATAAAAAAGTGTAAAGAGAGTGTGTTTACATATAAAATTGAATGGGAAAAATTAACTGAGAGAATCGCCTTTTGGCTTGACATGGATAATCCTTACATAACATATGAAAATTATTATATTGAAACAATATTTTGGATTCTTAAAGAAATTTACAATAAAGGACTTTTATATAAAGGATATAAAACTGTGCCTTATTGTCCAAGATGTGGAACCACTCTTTCATCACATGAAGTTTCTTTAGGCTATAAAGATGTATATGATCCAAGTGTTTTTGTAAAATTTAAAGTAAAAAATGAAGAGAATATCTATTTTTTAGTTTGGACAACAACTCCATGGACTCTTCCATCAAACCTTCTTCTTGCAGTGAATAAAGATTTTGATTATGTGAAAATTAAAATTCAAGATGAATTCTTAATTTTATCAAAAGAAAGATTAAATGAAGTTTTAAAAGACAAGAAGTATGAAATTGTTGATGAGTTTAAAGGAGAAAAATTAATAGATTTAGAATATGAACCTTTATTTAATTTTGCGAAAATAGATAAAAAAACTCATTTTGTTGCTCATGGAGATTTTGTAAGTTTAGAAGAAGGAACAGGAATAGTGCATATTGCACCAGGTTATGGAGCAGATGACCTTGAATTAGGTAAAAAATACAATTTACCAGTTTTACAACTTGTAAATGATTCTGGTTATTTTGTAGAGGAGAGTGGTTTTTTGGCTAATAAATGGTTTAAAGATGCGGATAAATTAATAATAAAAGATTTAAAAGAAAGGGGGATTTTATTTAAAGAGGAAAAATATCTCCACTCATATCCACATTGTTGGAGATGCGATACCCCTCTTCTTTACTTTACTAAATCAAGTTGGTTTATAAAAACAACAGAAAAAAAGGAAAATTTAATAAAAAACAATCAGAAAATCAATTGGTATCCAGAACATATAAAAGATGGAAGATTTGGAAATTGGCTTGAGAATCTTGTTGATTGGGCACTTTCAAGAGAAAGATATTGGGGTACTCCACTTCCTATATGGGAATGTAAAAATTGTGATCACATTGAGGTTATTGGAAGTATAGAGGAGTTAAGAAATAAGGCTATAAATTATAAAGAGAATCTTGATTTACATAGACCTTACATAGATGAGATTAAATTAAAATGTCCTAAGTGCGGAAATGAAATGGAAAGAGTAAAAGAAGTAATTGATGTATGGTTTGATTCTGGAGCAATGCCATATGCTCAATATCATTATCCATTTGAAAATCAAGAAAAATTTAAAGAGTGCTTTCCTGCTGACTACATTTGTGAAGGAATAGATCAAACAAGAGGATGGTTCTTTACTCTTCATGTGTTGGGCACTCTTCTTTTTGATTCACCTGCGTTTAAAAACTGCCTATGTCTTGAACTTGTACTTGATGAAAAAGGTGAAAAGATGAGTAAACACAAAGGAAACATTGTTAATCCATGGGAAGTTTTAAATAGTGAAGGTGCAGATGCAATAAGATGGTATTTATTTACAGTAACTCCACCTTGGATTCCAAGAAGATTTTCAAAAAATACTGTTAGTGTTTCAATTAAAAATTTCATAATTCCTTTAAGAAGCAGTACATCATTTTTTACCCTCTATGCAAACATTGATAATTTTGACCCAGAAAAAGTAGAATATGTTCCAGTAAAAGAAAGAGATTTAATGGATAGATGGCTTATATCAAAATTAAATTCTCTTATTAATTATGTTAATAAAAATCTTGAAGTCTACAATATTACTGAAGCCACAAGAAGTATTGAAAAATTTATTGATGATCTAACGAATTGGTATATTAGATTAAATAGAAAAAGATTCTGGAAAGGCGAAATGGATAAAGATAAAATAGCAGCATATTTCACTCTTTATGAAACTTTACTTACTCTTTCAAAATTAATTGCTCCATTTGCACCATTTATAGCAGAGGATATTTATCAAACATTAAAAACCTCTCGCTCAAAAGAAAGTGTTCATCTTGAAGATTACCCTAAGGGAGATAGTTTACTTATTGATGAAAAATTAGAGGAAAGAATGGAATTTGCAAGGAGTTTAGTAGAACTTGGAAGAGCGGCAAGAAAAAAAGCACAGATTAAAATAAGACAACCATTAAGAAAACTTTTTGTATATGCTGATAAAACTGAAGATATCAATGATTTTATTGAAGTAATTAAAAATGAATTAAACATAAAAGAAATTGAATTTATAAACAATGAATTAGATTTTGTAGATATTGAACTAAAACCTAATTATGAAACTCTTGGAAAAAAATTAGGAAAACATCTTAAAGATTTTGAGGAATATTTATTAAAAGAAAAATACAAAATTTATAAAGAATTAAAAGAAAAGAATTTCTTCATATTTAAATTTGATAATATTGAAGAAAAGATTATTGATGAGGATATTATAATTAATAAAAAAGCAAAAGGAAATTATTCTGTTGATTTTGAAAAAGATAAAACCATTATACTTGATTTAACTCTTGATGAAAATCTTAAAAAAGAAGGCTGGGTTAGAGAATTTTTGCATTTCATTCAAAATTTTAGAAAAGAGTCGAATTTTGAAGTTATAGATAAAATAATTCTTGGAGTTAAATTAGATGAAGAAAAAGAAAAAATAATAAAAGAATATGAAAATTATATAAAAGAGGAGGCTCTTATAGAAGAAATTAAATTTGGTGAATTACAAAATGCTTATTCAAAAGAATTTGAGGGTGGGTTAGTTTTTGTTAAAAAGTTAATTTAA
- a CDS encoding methylmalonyl-CoA mutase family protein: protein MEEKKFFSSSGIEIKELYLPQENFNYNEKLGFPGEYPFTRGIYKNMYRGRLWTMRQYAGFGTSKETNERYKYLLSQGQTGLSVAFDLPTQIGYDSDDPIAQSEVGKVGVSISTIDDMDELFEGIPLDEVSTSMTINSTATIILAMYVAVAEKRGIKREILKGTVQNDILKEYIARGTYIFPPEPSLRLTADLIEWCAKEIPKWNGISISGYHIREAGSNAVQEIAFTLADGIEYVKLLINRGLDVDSFAGRLSFFFASHSDFFEEIAKFRAARRMWAKIMKEKFNAKKPESMMLRFHTQTGGVTLTSIEPMNNIIRVTLQALAAILGGTQSLHTNSYDEALSLPTEESVRIALRTQQIIAYESGVTKSVDPLGGSYFIEELTDEIEKRAFELIEKIENLGGMKKAILMGIPQKEILDSAYKIQKEIENKERIIVGKNMFKVEEEKDIKRFKVSEKVLEERIEKLKEFRKNRDFNEVKDSLKTLKERAKSDENLMPYILDAVKKRATLGEIVKELKDVFGEYEITTIL from the coding sequence ATGGAAGAAAAAAAGTTTTTCTCATCTTCTGGGATAGAGATAAAAGAACTATATTTGCCTCAAGAAAATTTTAATTACAATGAAAAATTAGGTTTTCCTGGAGAATATCCTTTTACACGTGGAATTTACAAAAATATGTACAGGGGAAGACTTTGGACTATGCGGCAATATGCTGGTTTTGGAACAAGTAAAGAGACAAATGAAAGGTATAAATATCTTTTATCACAAGGACAGACAGGTTTATCTGTTGCCTTCGACCTTCCAACTCAAATTGGATATGATTCAGATGATCCAATTGCTCAATCTGAAGTAGGAAAAGTTGGTGTTTCTATATCAACTATAGATGATATGGATGAACTTTTTGAAGGAATACCACTTGATGAAGTTTCAACTTCTATGACAATAAATTCAACTGCAACAATAATTCTTGCAATGTATGTTGCTGTTGCAGAAAAAAGAGGAATAAAAAGAGAAATCTTAAAAGGAACAGTCCAAAATGACATTTTAAAAGAGTATATAGCAAGAGGCACATATATTTTTCCACCTGAACCATCATTGCGTCTAACTGCTGATTTAATTGAGTGGTGTGCAAAAGAGATTCCTAAATGGAATGGAATAAGTATTTCTGGTTATCACATAAGAGAAGCGGGTTCTAATGCAGTTCAAGAGATTGCATTCACTCTTGCAGATGGAATTGAGTATGTAAAATTGTTAATTAATAGGGGTCTTGATGTTGATTCATTTGCTGGAAGACTTTCATTTTTCTTTGCATCTCATAGTGATTTCTTTGAGGAAATTGCAAAATTTAGAGCAGCCAGAAGAATGTGGGCGAAAATAATGAAAGAGAAGTTTAACGCTAAAAAACCAGAATCAATGATGTTAAGATTCCATACACAAACTGGAGGTGTCACTCTTACTTCAATTGAACCAATGAATAATATTATAAGAGTAACACTTCAAGCACTTGCAGCGATTTTGGGTGGAACTCAATCACTTCATACTAATTCATACGATGAGGCTCTATCCCTTCCAACAGAAGAGTCAGTTAGAATTGCATTAAGGACTCAACAAATCATTGCTTATGAAAGTGGAGTAACAAAAAGTGTGGATCCTCTTGGTGGGAGTTATTTTATTGAAGAATTAACTGATGAAATAGAGAAAAGAGCATTTGAATTAATTGAAAAAATAGAAAATTTGGGTGGAATGAAAAAAGCAATTTTAATGGGAATTCCACAAAAAGAGATTCTTGATAGTGCTTATAAAATACAAAAAGAGATTGAAAACAAAGAAAGAATTATTGTTGGGAAAAATATGTTTAAAGTCGAGGAGGAAAAAGATATTAAGAGATTTAAAGTAAGTGAAAAAGTACTTGAAGAAAGAATTGAAAAATTAAAAGAGTTTAGAAAAAATAGAGATTTTAATGAGGTGAAAGATTCTCTTAAAACTCTAAAAGAGAGAGCAAAAAGTGACGAAAATTTAATGCCTTATATTCTTGATGCAGTTAAAAAAAGAGCAACACTTGGCGAAATTGTAAAGGAACTTAAAGATGTTTTTGGAGAATATGAAATAACTACAATTTTATAA
- a CDS encoding 2-hydroxyacid dehydrogenase → MKALFYQNPPKNWEELYKKAKEEEKFNGLIDFVFKENFENERDKIEVFIGGFINRESIEKAKNLKLIQVPYAGVDTLPFDIIKEKKILVSNAHENALTVAEHGFALLLALSKNIVFHDKDLRKGIWHGWLANEPNFEIFGKTLGIIGLGAIGREMAKRAKAFGMNVIGSKKDINKDRELFKDFVDEIYPMEQLDKVIKKSLFIFISVPLTKETENLISERELSLMKDKYLINIARGKVVNEEALYNALKNGILKGAAIDVWYVYPQHNEKIYPSKYPFHELDNIIMTPHSAGFTVESVQRNWLFTFKNVIKFAKGEKIENIVDPDKQY, encoded by the coding sequence GTGAAAGCACTTTTTTATCAAAATCCACCAAAAAATTGGGAGGAGTTATATAAAAAAGCGAAAGAAGAAGAAAAATTTAATGGTTTAATTGATTTTGTTTTTAAAGAAAACTTTGAGAATGAAAGGGATAAAATTGAAGTCTTTATAGGTGGTTTTATTAATAGAGAATCAATTGAAAAGGCGAAAAATTTAAAATTAATTCAAGTTCCATATGCTGGAGTTGATACATTACCATTTGATATTATAAAGGAAAAGAAAATTCTTGTTTCAAATGCACATGAAAATGCCCTTACAGTTGCAGAGCATGGTTTCGCTCTTTTACTTGCACTTTCAAAAAATATAGTTTTTCATGACAAAGATTTAAGAAAAGGAATTTGGCATGGATGGTTGGCAAATGAACCAAATTTTGAAATATTTGGTAAAACTTTGGGAATAATTGGACTTGGTGCAATTGGAAGAGAGATGGCAAAAAGAGCAAAAGCATTTGGCATGAATGTTATAGGTTCAAAAAAAGATATAAATAAAGATAGAGAACTCTTCAAAGATTTTGTTGATGAAATATACCCAATGGAACAACTTGATAAGGTAATTAAAAAATCTCTATTTATTTTTATTTCTGTTCCCTTAACAAAAGAGACTGAAAATTTAATTTCTGAAAGAGAATTAAGTTTAATGAAAGATAAATATTTAATAAATATAGCAAGAGGAAAGGTTGTAAATGAAGAGGCTCTTTATAATGCGCTGAAAAATGGAATTCTTAAAGGTGCAGCAATAGATGTTTGGTATGTATATCCACAACATAATGAAAAAATATATCCATCAAAATATCCATTTCATGAACTTGATAATATAATTATGACGCCACACTCTGCTGGATTTACAGTTGAAAGTGTCCAAAGAAATTGGCTTTTTACTTTTAAAAATGTAATTAAATTTGCAAAAGGTGAAAAAATAGAAAATATAGTTGATCCTGATAAACAATATTAA
- a CDS encoding BMP family ABC transporter substrate-binding protein: MKKLLVFVLMGLLLVLSFSISCAPKEEKPTTVTEEKKIKAGFIYVGPVGDLGWTHAHDVGRKVVEEKFPWLKTVYIESVAEADCPRIIDRLINEEKCDIVFTTSFGYMDATVEAAKKYPDKLFMHCSGYKREKNLGTYFIDFYELYYLNGLMAGALTKTNKVGYVGAHPIPEVVRHINAFALGVKEVNPKAKVYVTWLFSWYDPAKAREAAESLIAQGVDTLAFTEDSATIVEIGQDYTSKGKQIYTFSHYSPMLKYGPDSCVSGQLVKWQVAYEEILRRVYTNTFESKDYLYLLGNDGCELGCDFGVPINPKFENELKSKKVKDKIFGEISIYDLIFKRIEQFKDPVGKFNPFVGPLYDNKGNLRLKEGEEATYNLLWSIDWFVDNIVGEVPK; encoded by the coding sequence ATGAAAAAATTGTTAGTGTTTGTGTTAATGGGGTTACTTCTTGTCTTATCCTTTTCTATTTCATGTGCACCAAAAGAGGAAAAACCCACAACTGTGACTGAAGAGAAAAAAATCAAAGCAGGATTTATTTATGTTGGACCAGTTGGAGATCTTGGATGGACACATGCTCATGATGTTGGAAGAAAAGTTGTTGAAGAAAAATTCCCATGGCTTAAAACTGTTTATATTGAATCAGTTGCTGAAGCAGATTGTCCAAGAATTATAGATAGATTAATTAATGAAGAAAAATGTGATATTGTTTTTACAACAAGTTTTGGTTATATGGATGCAACTGTTGAAGCGGCTAAGAAATATCCAGATAAATTATTTATGCATTGTTCAGGGTATAAACGTGAAAAAAATCTTGGTACCTATTTTATTGATTTTTATGAACTTTATTATCTTAATGGCTTAATGGCAGGTGCTTTAACAAAAACAAACAAAGTTGGATATGTTGGTGCACATCCAATTCCTGAGGTTGTAAGACATATAAATGCATTTGCCCTTGGTGTAAAAGAGGTTAATCCAAAAGCAAAAGTTTATGTTACCTGGCTTTTTTCATGGTATGATCCAGCAAAAGCAAGAGAGGCTGCAGAATCATTAATTGCTCAAGGTGTTGATACATTAGCATTTACAGAGGATTCTGCAACAATTGTTGAAATTGGTCAAGATTATACATCAAAAGGAAAACAAATTTATACATTCTCTCATTATAGCCCTATGCTAAAATATGGACCTGATTCATGTGTATCAGGACAACTTGTAAAATGGCAAGTTGCATATGAAGAAATTTTAAGAAGAGTTTATACAAATACATTTGAAAGCAAAGATTATCTCTATCTTTTAGGAAATGATGGATGTGAACTTGGATGTGATTTTGGAGTTCCAATTAATCCTAAATTTGAAAATGAACTCAAGTCAAAAAAAGTTAAAGATAAAATTTTTGGTGAAATTTCCATATATGATCTTATATTTAAGAGGATAGAACAATTTAAAGATCCTGTTGGAAAATTTAATCCATTTGTTGGTCCACTTTATGATAATAAAGGTAATTTAAGACTTAAAGAAGGAGAAGAGGCTACTTATAATTTACTTTGGAGCATAGATTGGTTTGTTGATAATATAGTTGGAGAGGTTCCAAAATAA
- a CDS encoding ABC transporter ATP-binding protein — MKTNIPLIETLEMRKIYKEFPGVIANNNIDFTIRKGEIVSLLGENGAGKTTLMNILYGLYRMDRGEIFINGKKVNIKSPRDAINHGIGMVHQHFMLIDNHTVLENLSLYLDDVPIINPEKVAEKKLNEFIEKFKFKINPKSKVYELSLGEQQKLEIIKILLRGASLIILDEPTSVLTPKEADELFELLFKLKEDGKSVIFITHKLNEVYKTCDRVVVLRNGRKVYDGVIKNVTKEDLAKLMVEREVSFVITKKDVKPKEVVLSVKDLYVRNDKGMLTVKGVSFDLRRYEILGIAGVSGNGQKELIESLTGLRKIEKGEVYFFGKKIGNLNSKIFRNFDIAHIPEERTKFGIVPNLQIIENSVLRVYDKRPFLNKFSLNFKIIKDFSEKIVKNYNVSTPSVSIKVKNLSGGNIQKFILGREIETKKDLIIAAHPTYGLDISATRYIRECLVKMRDEGSAILIVSEDLDEILEISDRIAVMYEGKFMKIGDIKDFSIDEIGLLMGGVSIS, encoded by the coding sequence ATGAAAACAAATATCCCTTTAATTGAAACGCTTGAGATGCGTAAAATTTATAAGGAGTTTCCAGGTGTAATTGCTAATAATAATATTGATTTCACTATAAGAAAAGGAGAAATAGTTTCACTTCTTGGAGAAAATGGTGCAGGAAAAACAACTCTAATGAATATTCTTTATGGTTTATACAGAATGGATAGAGGAGAGATATTTATAAATGGAAAAAAAGTAAATATAAAATCTCCAAGAGATGCAATAAATCATGGAATTGGAATGGTACATCAACATTTCATGTTAATTGACAACCATACTGTTCTTGAAAATTTATCTCTATATTTGGATGATGTACCTATTATTAACCCAGAAAAGGTAGCAGAGAAAAAATTAAATGAATTTATAGAAAAATTTAAATTTAAAATTAACCCAAAAAGCAAAGTTTATGAATTATCTTTAGGTGAACAACAAAAATTAGAAATTATAAAAATTTTATTAAGGGGTGCATCGCTAATAATTCTTGATGAACCAACAAGTGTTTTAACTCCTAAAGAAGCAGATGAACTCTTTGAACTTCTTTTTAAACTTAAAGAAGATGGAAAATCAGTTATATTTATAACTCATAAATTAAATGAAGTTTATAAAACTTGTGATAGAGTTGTTGTTTTAAGGAATGGAAGAAAAGTTTATGATGGGGTTATAAAAAATGTAACTAAAGAGGATCTTGCAAAACTTATGGTTGAAAGGGAAGTTTCTTTTGTAATTACAAAAAAAGATGTTAAACCTAAAGAGGTGGTATTAAGTGTTAAAGATCTTTACGTAAGAAATGATAAGGGCATGCTAACAGTTAAAGGAGTTTCATTTGATTTAAGAAGATATGAAATATTAGGTATAGCAGGAGTTTCTGGAAATGGTCAAAAAGAGTTAATTGAATCATTAACTGGTTTAAGAAAAATTGAAAAAGGTGAAGTATATTTTTTTGGTAAAAAAATAGGAAATTTAAATTCAAAGATTTTTAGAAATTTTGATATAGCGCATATACCTGAAGAAAGGACAAAATTTGGAATTGTTCCAAATCTTCAAATTATAGAAAATTCAGTTTTGAGAGTTTATGATAAAAGACCTTTTTTAAATAAATTTTCACTTAATTTTAAAATTATAAAAGATTTTTCAGAAAAAATTGTAAAAAACTACAATGTTTCAACTCCTTCTGTATCAATTAAAGTTAAAAACCTTTCAGGAGGTAATATTCAAAAATTTATTTTAGGTAGAGAAATTGAAACAAAAAAAGATTTGATAATAGCAGCACATCCAACATATGGACTTGATATATCTGCAACAAGATATATTAGAGAGTGCCTTGTTAAAATGAGAGATGAAGGTAGTGCAATCCTTATTGTTTCAGAAGATCTTGATGAGATACTAGAAATATCAGATAGAATCGCTGTAATGTATGAAGGAAAATTTATGAAAATTGGTGATATAAAAGATTTTTCAATAGATGAAATAGGTCTTTTAATGGGTGGAGTTTCAATATCATAA
- a CDS encoding ABC transporter permease, with product MILVERRKTFTPIQNFLLIIIFIFLSLIISSSIFTLKGLNPFYVLSKILLSSFGSLYGIKETITKSIPLILCGVGLSIAFKGKFWNIGAEGQLLIGAVVATWFGLFIGKDLPSFILIPTLFILGFIGGGLIGLIPAFLKVKFNINEVITTLMLNYIIENFVSYLVYGPWKGKTQYGFPYTDNLPQNALLPIIKGSRIHYPTLIIGVILAFLVYLLLFKTKIGYEIRVVGENPLAAKYSGIDFLKVTLFIMFLSGGLAGIAGVGELTGIHKHLTYPFQISSGYGYTSIIVAWLAGLNPLVVIFSSLFFGGILVGGDIIQTSFGFPFATINIFNGLMLFFISASYFFVNYRVRFVRVKHE from the coding sequence TTGATTTTAGTTGAAAGAAGAAAAACTTTTACTCCTATTCAAAATTTTTTACTAATTATTATTTTTATTTTTTTAAGTTTAATAATCTCAAGTTCCATTTTTACTTTAAAGGGTTTAAATCCATTTTATGTTCTATCAAAAATTTTATTAAGTTCTTTTGGAAGTCTTTATGGAATAAAAGAAACTATAACAAAATCAATACCATTAATATTATGTGGAGTGGGTCTTTCAATTGCTTTTAAAGGAAAGTTCTGGAATATTGGTGCTGAAGGTCAACTTCTCATTGGGGCAGTAGTTGCAACTTGGTTTGGCCTTTTCATTGGAAAAGATTTACCGTCATTTATATTAATACCAACCCTTTTTATTTTAGGTTTTATAGGGGGAGGATTAATTGGTTTAATTCCTGCTTTTCTAAAAGTCAAATTTAATATAAATGAGGTTATAACAACTTTAATGTTGAATTACATAATAGAAAATTTTGTTTCATATCTTGTATACGGACCGTGGAAAGGAAAAACACAATATGGGTTTCCATATACAGATAATTTACCTCAAAATGCACTTCTACCAATTATAAAAGGTTCACGAATACATTATCCAACTCTTATAATTGGAGTAATTTTAGCATTTTTAGTTTACCTTCTTCTTTTTAAAACAAAAATTGGTTATGAAATAAGAGTTGTTGGAGAAAACCCACTTGCTGCAAAATATAGTGGTATTGATTTTTTAAAGGTTACTCTTTTTATAATGTTTTTAAGTGGAGGACTTGCAGGGATTGCAGGCGTGGGCGAATTGACAGGAATACATAAACATTTAACATATCCGTTTCAAATTTCTTCTGGTTATGGATACACTTCAATTATTGTTGCATGGCTTGCAGGCTTAAATCCTCTCGTTGTTATTTTTTCATCTCTATTTTTTGGTGGAATTTTAGTTGGTGGAGATATAATTCAAACTTCTTTTGGATTTCCATTTGCAACAATAAATATTTTTAATGGTCTCATGTTATTTTTTATTTCAGCAAGTTACTTTTTTGTAAATTATAGAGTAAGATTTGTGAGGGTTAAACATGAATGA
- a CDS encoding ABC transporter permease: protein MNDATLLIYSILKRALISGTPLLLGTLGEIYTERSGVLNLGIEGLMAIGAISGFGITYATGNIFLGFIFAILFGIGLSLIHAFISITLKGNQTISGLALTMFGLGVSGFWGKAYIGKSISIRIKEIEIFVLNKIPFLGDLIFKNDIIIYTSWILTFLLWFILYKTKWGIIIRSCGENPLASDSMGVNVNLVRYISVMIGGALSGLAGAYLSLVYTPMWIEGMTGGRGWIVIALTIFSLWNPSRAVLGAYLFGGIYILQYILQLRYKISPNLLLMLPYFVTLIVLLLSAEETIKKRIGAPKFLGEPYIKEEK, encoded by the coding sequence ATGAATGACGCAACTCTTTTAATTTATTCAATTTTAAAAAGAGCATTAATATCAGGTACACCTCTTCTTCTAGGAACACTTGGAGAAATTTATACAGAACGTTCTGGTGTTTTAAATCTTGGAATTGAAGGTTTAATGGCAATAGGTGCAATTAGTGGATTTGGAATAACATACGCAACAGGAAATATTTTTTTAGGATTTATATTTGCTATTTTGTTTGGAATCGGTCTTTCTTTGATTCATGCATTTATTTCAATAACCCTTAAAGGCAACCAAACAATATCTGGTCTTGCTTTGACTATGTTTGGATTAGGTGTTAGTGGATTTTGGGGAAAAGCATATATTGGTAAATCAATATCAATAAGAATTAAAGAAATCGAAATTTTTGTATTAAATAAAATTCCATTTTTAGGAGATCTCATATTTAAAAATGACATAATTATATATACTTCTTGGATTTTAACCTTTCTTTTATGGTTTATTTTATATAAAACAAAGTGGGGAATTATTATTAGATCATGTGGAGAAAATCCTCTTGCTTCTGATTCAATGGGAGTTAATGTAAATTTAGTTAGATATATTTCTGTTATGATTGGTGGTGCTTTATCAGGTCTTGCTGGAGCATACCTTTCTCTTGTTTATACTCCAATGTGGATTGAAGGAATGACAGGTGGAAGAGGATGGATTGTTATTGCACTTACAATATTTTCACTTTGGAATCCTTCAAGGGCAGTTTTAGGAGCATATCTATTTGGTGGAATATACATACTTCAATATATTTTACAGTTAAGATATAAAATTTCACCAAATTTACTTCTTATGCTTCCATATTTTGTAACTTTAATTGTTTTACTTCTCTCTGCCGAAGAAACAATCAAAAAGAGAATTGGAGCACCAAAATTTCTTGGTGAACCTTATATTAAAGAAGAGAAATAA
- a CDS encoding biotin transporter BioY has translation MKNLKFLIFSSLFAILISIGSYIYLPLPFTPVPLTFQLFFVLLSGILLGPFYGFLSILIYIILGIMGLPVFAGGGSGLGYLFGKTGGYLLGFLISPIIVGNLFRLNKKLLILAIFSGIFIVHLLGILYLSKVLSINFFKAFTLGSLPFIPIDIIKGLLTYIVSIILLKNSYIKRLFFIKSF, from the coding sequence ATGAAAAACTTAAAATTCTTAATATTTAGTTCACTTTTCGCAATTTTAATCTCTATTGGAAGTTACATATATCTTCCTTTGCCCTTTACACCAGTTCCTTTAACTTTTCAACTTTTCTTTGTTCTTCTTTCAGGAATCCTTTTGGGTCCATTTTATGGTTTTTTATCAATTTTAATTTATATAATTTTAGGAATAATGGGCCTTCCTGTTTTTGCTGGTGGAGGAAGTGGATTGGGATATCTATTTGGAAAAACTGGTGGATACCTCTTAGGTTTTCTTATTTCTCCAATTATTGTTGGAAATCTTTTTAGATTGAATAAAAAACTACTAATACTTGCAATTTTTTCAGGAATTTTCATAGTGCATCTACTTGGTATTCTTTATCTTTCTAAAGTGTTATCTATAAATTTTTTTAAAGCATTTACATTGGGTTCTCTTCCTTTTATTCCAATTGATATAATCAAGGGATTACTTACATATATTGTTTCAATTATTCTTCTAAAAAATAGTTATATAAAAAGATTATTTTTTATAAAAAGTTTTTAA